The Falco cherrug isolate bFalChe1 chromosome 6, bFalChe1.pri, whole genome shotgun sequence genome window below encodes:
- the BCLAF1 gene encoding bcl-2-associated transcription factor 1 isoform X5, giving the protein MGRSNSRSHSSRSKSRSQSSSRSRSRSHSRKKRYSSRSRSRTYSRSRSRDRVYSRDYRRDYRNNRGMRRPYGYRGRGRGYYQGGGGRYHRGGYRPVWNRRHSRSPRRGRSRSRSPKRRSVSSQRSRSRSRRSYRSSRSPRSSSSRSSSPYSKSPVSSKRRASLEKQAKKTEGAPLQDSPLKNKSQDEQKDTFEHDPSESLDDFNKSSAASGDIWPGLSAYDNSPRSPHSPSIATPPSQSSSCSDAPLLSTAHSAKDTPQHSHSIQHSPERSGSGSLGNGSSRYSPSQNSPLHHIPSRRSPAKTIPSQSAPREEARVRSFYPEGGEQDTTKGGKFMKSPPLHKNLDAREKSTFREESPLRIKMIASDSHRPEVKLKMAPVPLDDSNRPASLTKDRLLASTLVHSVKKEQEFRSIFDHIKLPQASKSTSESFIQHIVSLVHHVKEQYFKSAGMTLNERFTAYQKATEEHCTRQKSPEIHRRIDISPSTLRKHTRLAGEERVFKEESQKGDKKLRCDSADLRHDIDRRRKERSKERGDSKGSRESSGSRKQEKTPKDYKDYKSYKDDSKQKRDQDRARSSPSSSPSSSSSSSREEKDCKKERDEEFKTHHEQKEYSGFAGVNRPRGTFHDDRDDGVDYWAKRGRGRGTFQRGRGRFNFKKSGSSPKWTHDKYQGDGIVEDEEETIENNEEKDRRKEEKE; this is encoded by the exons ATGGGTCGATCTAACTCAAGATCACATTCTTCAAGATCCAAGTCCAGATCTCAGTCCAGCTCTAGGTCAAGATCCAGATCACATTCTAGAAAAAAGAGATACAG ttctAGGTCTCGGTCAAGGACATACTCACGATCTCGCAGCAGGGATCGTGTTTATTCTAGAGATTATCGCAGAGATTACAGAAATAATAGAGGAATGAGACGTCCCTATGGTTACAGAGGAAGAGGTAGAGGGTATTATCAAGGAGGAGGTGGTAGATACCATCGTGGAGGTTATAGGCCTGTCTGGAACCGAAGACACTCCCGAAGCCCTAGGCGTGGCCGTTCACGTTCCAGAAGTCCAAAACGAAGGTCTGTGTCTTCCCAGAGGTCCCGGAGCAGATCTCGTCGATCTTACAGATCTTCCAGGTCCCCAAGGTCCTCTTCATCTCGTTCTTCATCCCCATACAGCAAATCACCTGTCTCTTCCAAAAGACGTGCGTCTCTGGAAAAGCaggcaaagaaaactgaaggggCTCCTTTGCAAGATAGCcccttgaaaaataaatcacaagaTGAACAGAAAGATACATTTGAACATGACCCATCAGAGTCTCTTGACGATTTTAACAAATCATCAGCAGCTTCTGGCGACATTTGGCCTGGCCTTTCAGCATATGATAACAGTCCAAGGTCACCCCATAGTCCTTCTATTGCCACCCCACCTAGTCAGAGTTCATCTTGCTCTGATGCCCCTTTGCTTAGCACAGCCCACTCAGCAAAGGACACTCCTCAACATTCCCATTCCATTCAGCATAGTCCTGAGAGGTCTGGCTCTGGTTCTCTTGGAAATGGTTCTAGCCGTTATAGTCCTTCTCAGAATAGCCCATTGCATCATATCCCTTCAAGGAGAAGCCCTGCAAAGACAATCCCATCACAGAGCGCTCCCCGTGAGGAGGCTCGAGTGCGGTCATTTTATCCTGAAGGTGGTGAACAGGACACTACAAAAGGTGGAAAGTTTATGAAAAG TCCCCCTCTACACAAGAATCTGGATGCGAGAGAAAAATCCACCTTCAGAGAGGAGAGCCCACTTAGGATCAAAATGATAGCCAGTGACTCCCATCGTCCTGAAGTTAAACTCAAAATGGCACCGGTACCTCTTGACGATTCCAATAG ACCTGCTTCCTTGACTAAAGACAGGCTGCTTGCTAGCACACTTGTCCATTCCGTCAAGAAGGAGCAAGAGTTCCGATCCATCTTTGACCACATTAAGTTGCCACAGGCCAGCAAAAGCACGTCAGAGTCATTTATTCAGCACATTGTGTCGTTGGTTCACCACGTCAAAG AGCAATACTTCAAGTCAGCTGGAATGACCCTAAATGAGAGGTTCACTGCATATCAAAAAGCTACTGAAGAACACTGCACCCGGCAAAAGAGCCCAGAAATACATAG gAGGATTGACATCTCTCCAAGTACCCTGAGGAAGCATACCCGTTTAGCAGGTGAAGAGAGAgtctttaaagaagaaagtcAAAAA GGAGATAAAAAATTAAGGTGCGATTCTGCTGATCTTCGTCATGACATTGACCGACGTAGGAAAGAGCGAAGTAAAGAACGAGGAGACTCAAAGGGTTCCAGGGAATCCAGTGGGTCAAGGAAGCAGGAGAAAACTCCAAAAGATTACAAGGATTACAAATCTTACAAAGATGACAG caaacaaaaaagagatCAAGACCGTGCTCGGTCCTCCCCATCTTCCTCTCCATCTTCTTCTTCATCCAGTTCTCGAGAAGAAAAGGattgcaagaaagaaagagatgaagaGTTCAAAACCCACCATGAACAGAAAGAATACTCTGGTTTTGCAGGGGTCAACAGGCCAAGAGGCACCTTT CATGATGACAGAGATGATGGTGTGGATTATTGGGCCAAAAGAGGAAGAGGCCGTGGTACTTTCCAGCGTGGCAGAGGGCGTTTTAACTTCAAAAAGTCAGGTAGCAGTCCAAAGTGGACACATGACAAGTATCAAGGGGATGGGATTGtggaagatgaagaagaaacaattgagaataatgaagaaaaggaCAGACGCAAAGAGGAGAAG gaATAA